The Algoriphagus sp. TR-M9 genome has a window encoding:
- a CDS encoding C40 family peptidase — MRLEKFRFQTLLLLILASFSFSCASKKKVANEPFNQVISTARSYTGTPYRFGGTTRAGMDCSALVYHSFYAVGITMPRMSADQSKVGKTVRTNDIKPGDVLFFATGKRRKQVTHSGIVTETSRGDVRFIHASSSLGVSEDYLSNRYWSKAFLFARRVLD; from the coding sequence ATGAGGCTAGAAAAATTCAGATTTCAAACGCTTTTATTGTTAATCCTTGCCAGCTTTAGTTTTTCCTGTGCATCCAAAAAGAAAGTAGCCAACGAGCCATTTAATCAAGTAATCTCCACTGCCCGAAGCTATACGGGCACACCTTATCGCTTTGGAGGTACCACCAGAGCTGGGATGGATTGCTCTGCTTTGGTATACCACTCCTTTTATGCTGTAGGGATTACCATGCCTAGAATGTCTGCAGATCAAAGTAAAGTGGGCAAGACTGTCCGAACCAATGACATCAAGCCTGGAGATGTGTTGTTTTTTGCCACGGGAAAGAGAAGGAAGCAGGTCACTCATTCTGGAATAGTGACAGAGACTTCAAGGGGGGATGTGCGCTTTATTCATGCTTCCAGTTCTTTGGGGGTTTCCGAAGATTACCTTAGCAACCGGTACTGGTCCAAGGCCTTTTTATTTGCCAGAAGGGTGTTGGATTGA
- a CDS encoding cation:proton antiporter yields METLNHKEVINLLLQLASILILARVFAEVARKFKQPAVVGEIFAGIILGPTILGNFFPGAHEYLFGAHEMTNIAFDGFVQISVVLLLFIAGLEVELHIVWSQGKKALYIAVASMVLPIIAGFVVAYAFPEFLGVNINDRIVASTFFGLAISITGLAIVARILMDLNLFKTSSGLLIIAAAMIVDVLGWLIFSVILSLSESGTEGLGVWPTIGLTLLFTLVMLTIGKGLINKVLPWINKKLAWPGGLLSLSLALCFLAASFTEFIGIHAIFGAFIIGVALGDSEYLTEKAKEILHQFINNIFAPIFFVSIGLKVNFITGFDPGIVGVVIIVGLLTKYYGAYFGGRIGGVSRKESVVAGIGMSTRGSMDIVLGLIALENGLVTEPLFIGLVILAIIASMSAGPLIGWARNLKI; encoded by the coding sequence ATGGAAACTTTAAACCACAAGGAGGTCATTAATTTGCTCCTCCAGCTCGCATCTATTCTGATTTTGGCAAGAGTCTTTGCCGAAGTAGCCAGAAAATTCAAGCAACCTGCCGTGGTGGGTGAAATATTTGCCGGGATTATACTTGGTCCTACTATACTTGGGAATTTCTTTCCAGGCGCGCACGAATACCTCTTTGGTGCGCATGAGATGACCAATATAGCCTTTGATGGCTTTGTGCAGATCTCCGTCGTCCTGCTGCTGTTCATAGCCGGTCTGGAGGTGGAGCTGCATATTGTTTGGAGTCAGGGCAAAAAGGCCCTCTATATCGCTGTGGCCTCCATGGTGCTGCCGATTATTGCCGGATTTGTGGTGGCCTATGCCTTTCCGGAGTTTTTGGGCGTGAATATCAATGATCGTATAGTGGCCTCTACTTTCTTTGGGTTGGCGATTTCCATTACCGGGCTGGCCATTGTGGCGCGGATTTTAATGGATCTCAATCTCTTCAAAACCTCCTCAGGCTTGCTTATTATAGCTGCGGCTATGATCGTGGATGTGCTGGGTTGGCTCATTTTCTCGGTGATTCTTTCGCTTTCAGAATCCGGTACTGAGGGCTTGGGAGTATGGCCTACTATAGGTTTGACCTTGCTGTTTACGCTGGTGATGCTCACCATAGGAAAAGGGTTGATTAATAAAGTTTTACCCTGGATCAATAAGAAACTGGCCTGGCCGGGAGGCTTACTTAGCTTGTCTTTGGCTTTGTGTTTTTTGGCCGCTTCTTTTACCGAGTTCATTGGGATACATGCTATTTTCGGAGCCTTTATCATCGGTGTTGCCTTGGGAGATTCGGAGTATTTGACCGAAAAAGCCAAGGAGATCTTACATCAGTTTATCAATAATATTTTCGCTCCTATTTTCTTTGTGTCCATAGGGTTGAAAGTCAATTTTATCACTGGATTTGATCCTGGGATAGTAGGTGTAGTGATTATCGTTGGTTTATTGACGAAATATTATGGGGCATACTTTGGGGGCAGAATAGGCGGAGTCTCCCGTAAGGAATCTGTCGTAGCAGGTATTGGGATGAGTACCCGAGGGAGTATGGATATTGTGCTGGGACTCATTGCGTTAGAAAATGGACTGGTGACCGAGCCTTTGTTTATCGGCCTGGTGATCCTGGCTATTATCGCGAGTATGTCCGCCGGGCCGTTGATAGGCTGGGCCAGGAATCTCAAGATTTAA
- the hemH gene encoding ferrochelatase, with the protein MTNTGKTGVLLVNLGTPDSTATGDVRKYLREFLMDGRVIDIPYISRWLLINLIIAPFRAPKSAHEYRKLWTDRGSPLLFHTEDLRDKLIQKLDSKKYKVAIAMRYQSPSIESGLEELRKAHVSKIIVLPLFPQYASASTGSVQEKVMEIARGWQIIPDFSFISNFIEHPLFLEAWAERGQAMLKDKEYDKILFSYHGLPERQILKGSVDGYCQLGACCNKYGAKNHYCYRAQCFQTTRSICEKLGIPEDKAVNCFQSRLGKDPWVKPYTDDVIDELAGKGVKKVLAFSPAFVADCLETTVEVAGEYRDKFLEAGGEEWDLVPSLNSEDTWVECVKEMVLES; encoded by the coding sequence ATGACCAATACCGGAAAAACTGGCGTTTTGCTAGTGAACCTGGGCACTCCAGATAGCACCGCTACAGGCGATGTGAGAAAATACCTTCGTGAATTCCTGATGGACGGACGTGTGATCGATATTCCCTATATCTCTCGCTGGTTGCTGATCAATTTAATTATAGCACCCTTTAGAGCTCCGAAATCAGCGCATGAGTACCGCAAACTCTGGACAGATCGGGGTTCCCCGCTTCTATTTCATACTGAAGATCTACGGGATAAATTGATCCAAAAGCTGGATTCTAAAAAGTACAAGGTAGCCATAGCCATGCGTTACCAAAGCCCGTCTATAGAATCCGGCCTGGAGGAATTGCGCAAAGCACATGTGAGTAAAATCATCGTATTGCCGCTATTCCCTCAATACGCCTCTGCATCCACTGGCTCTGTACAGGAGAAGGTGATGGAGATTGCCAGGGGCTGGCAGATTATCCCTGACTTTTCCTTTATCAGTAATTTCATAGAGCATCCGCTTTTCCTGGAAGCTTGGGCTGAGCGGGGGCAGGCTATGCTGAAGGATAAGGAGTACGACAAAATACTGTTTTCCTATCATGGCTTGCCAGAGCGCCAGATTCTGAAAGGTTCTGTGGACGGATATTGTCAGCTGGGAGCTTGCTGCAATAAATATGGTGCAAAAAACCACTATTGCTACCGGGCACAGTGTTTTCAGACTACCCGATCGATCTGTGAAAAACTTGGGATTCCTGAAGATAAAGCGGTGAACTGTTTCCAGTCCAGACTGGGGAAAGACCCATGGGTGAAGCCTTATACCGATGATGTAATAGATGAATTGGCCGGGAAAGGAGTCAAGAAAGTTTTGGCTTTCTCCCCTGCATTTGTGGCGGATTGCCTGGAAACTACCGTGGAGGTAGCAGGAGAATACCGGGATAAATTTCTCGAAGCGGGAGGGGAAGAATGGGACTTGGTGCCAAGCTTAAATTCTGAAGATACCTGGGTGGAATGTGTGAAGGAAATGGTGTTGGAGAGCTAA
- a CDS encoding sulfatase family protein produces MKTLLQLSVFCLILQFFSCASPEQSEEKAEYPNVIVILADDLGYGDIGAFNPEGKILTPNIDQLAAEGMKFTDAHTPSAVCTPTRYGFLTGRYNWRSTLKSGVLTGKSPALIEDERTTIADVMKSAGYHTAFIGKWHLGWNWGLVDGDTLRGEGWDAKDFEQIDFSKPITHTPNDLGFDYAYGHSGSLDMAPYVYVENGKVTAIPDTVTVNTGKYSWWREGPTSPDFDHEEVTPNFFDRSIQYIEEQSKTENPFFLYLALPSPHTPILPPADWQGKSGLAPYADFMMMIDDYVGQVNAVIKNAGIDENTLIIFTSDNGGSPAAGLDVMQGAGHFSSYIYRGHKADIYEGGHRVPFIAKWPAKIQAGSSREQTICLTDMMATGAEITGYDLKDDEGEDSYSLLPLFDAGKQVDQFREATVSHSINGSFAIRQGDWKLIMAKGSGGWSAPKPNTPAEEGLPDVQLYNLASDPGETNNLQAENPEKVASLKALLTKYIKEGRSTPGAPQKNDPIEGEWKQIGFVEE; encoded by the coding sequence ATGAAAACCCTCCTTCAACTTTCCGTCTTTTGCCTGATCCTCCAGTTTTTCTCCTGCGCTTCCCCGGAGCAATCGGAGGAAAAAGCAGAATATCCCAATGTAATCGTGATTCTCGCTGATGACCTGGGCTATGGTGACATAGGGGCTTTCAACCCAGAAGGTAAAATTTTGACTCCAAATATTGATCAGTTAGCTGCTGAAGGGATGAAATTCACCGATGCACATACCCCATCGGCGGTTTGTACGCCTACCCGATACGGGTTTCTGACCGGTAGATACAACTGGCGGAGTACCTTGAAGTCCGGGGTTCTGACTGGGAAATCACCGGCGCTCATCGAGGACGAACGCACGACTATAGCCGATGTGATGAAATCCGCCGGTTACCATACTGCTTTTATAGGAAAGTGGCACCTGGGCTGGAACTGGGGGCTAGTAGATGGAGATACGCTACGGGGTGAAGGCTGGGATGCTAAAGACTTTGAGCAGATTGATTTCAGCAAACCTATTACCCATACGCCAAACGATCTGGGTTTTGATTATGCCTATGGCCATTCTGGTTCCCTGGATATGGCTCCTTATGTCTATGTGGAAAATGGAAAAGTAACAGCCATCCCAGATACGGTCACAGTAAATACCGGCAAATATTCCTGGTGGAGAGAAGGACCGACTTCCCCCGATTTTGACCATGAGGAAGTCACTCCAAACTTCTTTGATCGCTCCATCCAATACATAGAGGAGCAGTCCAAAACCGAAAACCCTTTCTTCTTGTACCTTGCTTTACCATCTCCCCATACCCCGATTTTGCCTCCGGCAGACTGGCAGGGTAAAAGTGGTCTGGCGCCCTATGCTGACTTTATGATGATGATAGACGATTATGTGGGGCAGGTAAATGCAGTGATTAAAAATGCAGGCATAGACGAAAATACGCTGATTATTTTCACCTCTGATAATGGAGGTTCACCGGCAGCGGGACTGGATGTGATGCAAGGGGCTGGACATTTCTCCAGCTACATCTATCGGGGTCATAAAGCGGATATTTACGAAGGAGGGCATCGTGTTCCCTTTATTGCGAAGTGGCCTGCCAAAATCCAGGCGGGATCGAGCAGGGAACAAACGATCTGTCTCACTGATATGATGGCCACAGGTGCTGAAATCACAGGATACGATTTGAAGGACGATGAAGGAGAGGATAGCTACAGTTTGCTGCCACTTTTTGATGCAGGTAAGCAGGTGGATCAATTCCGTGAGGCGACTGTTTCACATTCCATTAATGGCAGCTTCGCGATCCGTCAAGGAGATTGGAAACTCATCATGGCCAAAGGATCCGGGGGATGGAGCGCACCCAAACCGAATACTCCTGCTGAGGAGGGACTTCCGGATGTGCAGCTGTATAATTTGGCTTCCGACCCGGGAGAAACTAACAATCTACAAGCTGAGAATCCTGAGAAAGTAGCCTCGCTAAAAGCGCTTCTGACTAAGTACATTAAAGAAGGTAGAAGTACCCCAGGTGCTCCCCAGAAAAACGATCCGATCGAAGGAGAATGGAAGCAAATTGGGTTTGTGGAGGAGTGA
- a CDS encoding class I SAM-dependent methyltransferase has protein sequence MKDQYSLLAPWYSSLVKFIFGQKLKEAKLCFLDDTKSKRVLIIGGGDGLDYAEIEADISGEYWELSDSMLKKAKANLQFSQLDFRLGNFEAGKKFDEVWLHFVLDTLPDEAIESLLEEIKLALKAGGRIVFADFFRPKNYRQKFLNQVMITFFRLVAGHHRKDLPDYSGFFSKKGFSKTEEQRFMEGWVKSQVWRLK, from the coding sequence GTGAAAGATCAGTATAGTTTACTTGCTCCCTGGTATTCTTCTTTGGTAAAGTTCATTTTTGGGCAAAAGCTAAAAGAGGCTAAACTATGTTTTCTGGATGATACCAAGTCCAAACGTGTCTTGATTATCGGTGGGGGAGATGGGCTGGATTACGCTGAAATCGAGGCTGATATTTCTGGGGAATATTGGGAATTGTCCGACAGCATGCTGAAAAAAGCGAAGGCAAATCTCCAATTCAGCCAGCTGGATTTCCGCTTAGGCAATTTCGAGGCTGGGAAAAAGTTTGATGAAGTCTGGCTGCATTTTGTATTGGATACCCTGCCTGATGAAGCAATTGAATCACTTTTAGAAGAAATCAAGCTTGCGCTAAAAGCTGGTGGAAGGATAGTATTTGCAGATTTTTTTCGCCCAAAAAACTACAGACAAAAATTCCTGAATCAAGTGATGATTACTTTCTTTCGATTGGTGGCGGGTCATCATCGCAAGGATCTCCCAGACTACTCGGGATTTTTTTCCAAGAAGGGTTTTAGTAAAACAGAAGAGCAGCGCTTTATGGAAGGATGGGTGAAGTCCCAGGTTTGGAGATTAAAATGA
- a CDS encoding GDSL-type esterase/lipase family protein: protein MKKLNLLLAAFFAFTSLSLAQSPIKIACVGNSITQGPGRDNPDSWPLQMQAILGDAYEVGNFGVSGRTLLKKGDYPYWNEPQFQQVKDFKADILIIMLGTNDSKPQNWQYASEFRQDYLDMIAEFKKTMPADGKVYVIMPVPVTRENFGITPVVMNNEQRMMIMDIAIDSGSELIDLYTPFMGHEDLLPDGVHPNTEGLGIMAKVVARAIRL from the coding sequence ATGAAAAAACTCAATTTACTTTTAGCCGCCTTTTTCGCTTTTACCAGTCTTTCTTTGGCACAATCCCCGATCAAAATCGCCTGTGTGGGAAATAGTATCACCCAAGGTCCAGGAAGAGACAATCCAGACAGCTGGCCGTTACAGATGCAAGCCATTCTTGGTGACGCCTATGAAGTGGGGAACTTCGGAGTAAGTGGAAGAACCCTACTCAAAAAAGGAGATTATCCTTATTGGAATGAGCCACAGTTTCAGCAGGTGAAGGATTTCAAAGCAGACATTCTGATCATCATGCTGGGAACGAATGATTCCAAGCCTCAGAACTGGCAATACGCATCGGAATTCAGACAGGATTACCTGGATATGATCGCCGAGTTTAAGAAAACCATGCCTGCCGATGGCAAAGTCTATGTAATCATGCCGGTACCTGTAACCCGTGAAAACTTCGGGATCACTCCTGTGGTCATGAACAATGAGCAACGCATGATGATCATGGATATCGCTATAGACTCAGGTTCTGAACTGATCGATCTATATACCCCATTTATGGGCCATGAAGATCTCCTGCCTGATGGAGTTCATCCAAATACCGAAGGATTGGGAATTATGGCGAAGGTGGTGGCGCGGGCAATTAGGCTTTAA
- a CDS encoding M14 family metallopeptidase: protein MKKTLLSWMLIGAMGVSSAAYAQSDYPTLSELNQRLQSVASNSAASLTSLTKTAGGKDIWALKIGTGELDQKPAIAVVGGVEGYHLLSVELAVQFAEKLLASHADALETTTFYIFPNMSPDAYEQYSAGLKYERRGNATQVDHDRDGYISENGYTDLNADGFISMMRVTDPMGEYILSDEDDRVLVKADRAKGEAGMYSLYPESKDDDQDGKFAEDLEEGIAFNKSLTYKFPVFEPLAGDMPVTQLESRALLDYLFEQWNIFAFVTFSPANNLSAPLKYNAGNANKRVVTSILEKDQAINAMVSDLYKETVTQEAFQQDNQGTDGDFFQWAYFHFARLSFSTPGYWTPEFSKDKTNAEANFLAWADSLGRTDVFVPWTEIQHPDFPGKKVEVGGIKPFVRSNPPYEKVEEIAAQHTDFILKLAAMQPKLEIHNLKTEPLGNGLTRVSLDLFNNSALPTHSEMGERSRWLRKIRIDMGADADQIISGNKIELMDSLGAYEKASFSWIINGSGNITVKAGATHTGFTSTTVKL from the coding sequence ATGAAAAAAACATTACTCAGCTGGATGCTGATCGGAGCAATGGGAGTGAGCAGTGCAGCTTATGCGCAGTCGGACTACCCCACTCTGAGCGAACTCAATCAGCGGCTGCAAAGCGTGGCTAGCAATAGCGCTGCTTCCCTTACATCACTGACCAAAACAGCCGGCGGAAAAGACATCTGGGCTCTGAAAATAGGTACTGGTGAGCTCGACCAAAAACCGGCGATCGCCGTAGTAGGCGGAGTGGAAGGTTATCATCTGCTAAGTGTAGAACTGGCTGTTCAATTCGCCGAAAAACTACTTGCATCGCATGCAGATGCACTGGAAACTACCACTTTTTACATTTTTCCAAATATGTCACCCGATGCCTATGAGCAGTATAGTGCCGGGCTGAAATATGAGAGAAGAGGGAATGCGACCCAAGTAGATCATGACCGTGATGGCTACATCAGTGAAAATGGCTACACAGACCTAAACGCTGATGGATTCATCTCTATGATGCGAGTGACGGACCCCATGGGCGAGTACATCCTTTCTGATGAAGACGATCGCGTATTGGTAAAAGCTGACCGGGCAAAAGGCGAGGCCGGAATGTACAGCCTCTACCCTGAGTCCAAAGACGATGACCAAGACGGGAAATTTGCGGAAGACCTAGAAGAAGGAATCGCTTTCAACAAATCATTAACTTATAAATTCCCGGTTTTCGAACCATTGGCGGGAGACATGCCCGTGACCCAGCTAGAATCCAGAGCCCTTCTGGACTACCTTTTCGAGCAGTGGAATATTTTCGCATTCGTGACTTTCTCTCCGGCAAACAACCTCTCGGCTCCTTTGAAGTATAACGCTGGCAATGCCAACAAAAGAGTAGTCACCTCTATTTTGGAGAAAGATCAGGCTATCAATGCCATGGTGTCTGATCTGTACAAAGAGACCGTGACCCAGGAAGCTTTCCAGCAGGACAATCAGGGCACAGATGGAGACTTTTTCCAGTGGGCATACTTTCATTTTGCCAGACTGAGTTTCAGCACGCCCGGCTATTGGACCCCGGAGTTCAGCAAGGACAAAACCAACGCTGAGGCCAACTTCCTAGCCTGGGCAGATTCCCTGGGCAGGACAGATGTTTTTGTCCCTTGGACAGAAATCCAGCATCCAGATTTCCCCGGCAAAAAAGTAGAAGTGGGCGGCATCAAGCCCTTTGTGAGGAGTAATCCTCCGTATGAGAAAGTAGAGGAAATCGCTGCACAGCACACAGACTTTATTTTAAAACTAGCCGCCATGCAGCCAAAGCTGGAAATCCACAACCTTAAAACGGAGCCACTCGGCAATGGACTCACCCGGGTCAGTTTGGATTTATTCAACAATTCGGCACTTCCTACACATTCTGAAATGGGCGAAAGGTCCAGATGGCTGCGCAAAATCAGAATTGATATGGGAGCAGATGCAGATCAAATCATCTCTGGAAATAAAATAGAACTCATGGATTCCCTGGGCGCCTACGAAAAAGCCAGCTTTAGCTGGATCATCAATGGCTCAGGAAATATAACAGTCAAAGCCGGGGCAACCCATACCGGCTTCACTTCCACTACTGTAAAACTTTAA
- a CDS encoding universal stress protein: MYQKIALAIAFSPRMEALISETKRLVQLFDSELILIHIGKKTDELEAKLDEIIRKTELDSFKTKLIWKEGKPVKMIMQACKEENVDLLIAGALKREGLLTYYMGSVGRKIIRKAPCSVLTLIEPKLDSTVFEKIVINGTQLEITPHVIAMGIDFSKIINAEQVHILNEIKMYGLQMGTASEDSEEEASQTRRELVQHEMKYVEDILEKIELGNVRPNIKVTGGRWAVELARFCEKIDADLLVVGDDHKLNFFDRIFPHDLEDLLSTLPCNLLIVKN; encoded by the coding sequence ATGTACCAAAAAATAGCCTTAGCCATCGCATTCTCTCCTAGGATGGAAGCGTTGATTTCCGAAACCAAAAGACTGGTTCAGCTTTTCGATTCGGAGCTTATCCTTATTCATATCGGCAAAAAAACCGATGAGCTGGAAGCCAAGCTGGATGAAATTATCCGGAAAACTGAATTGGATAGTTTTAAAACGAAATTGATCTGGAAAGAGGGGAAGCCGGTGAAAATGATCATGCAGGCCTGCAAAGAGGAAAACGTAGACCTGCTCATTGCTGGGGCTTTGAAGCGGGAAGGACTCCTGACCTATTATATGGGTTCTGTGGGGCGCAAAATCATCCGTAAGGCACCTTGTTCTGTCCTGACTTTGATTGAACCTAAACTGGATTCTACCGTCTTTGAAAAGATCGTAATCAATGGCACACAGCTGGAGATTACTCCGCATGTGATAGCCATGGGGATAGATTTTTCCAAAATAATAAATGCAGAGCAAGTCCATATTCTGAATGAAATCAAGATGTATGGCTTGCAGATGGGAACTGCCAGCGAGGACTCTGAAGAAGAGGCTTCGCAGACCCGTCGTGAACTGGTGCAACATGAAATGAAGTACGTGGAGGATATTTTAGAGAAAATAGAGTTGGGAAATGTACGCCCAAATATCAAAGTGACAGGAGGTAGATGGGCTGTGGAACTTGCCAGATTCTGTGAAAAAATAGATGCAGATTTGCTCGTGGTGGGAGATGATCATAAGCTGAATTTCTTTGACCGCATTTTTCCCCACGATCTAGAAGACTTGTTGAGCACCTTGCCTTGTAATTTATTAATCGTTAAAAATTAA
- a CDS encoding acyl-CoA dehydrogenase family protein, whose translation MKNLFKTIGGLRQLLSTVDLDQISKLSQKVDLSKMVGLVSQMSDEDLSKMMGMLKGGSKPKTIPPINGDFYELGKTLAPQEREIQLKVREFMEREIKPIANDYWNRGEFPMQIIPKMAELDIAGLTYQGYGCPGHSALLEGFVAMEMARIDTSISTFFGVQSGLAMGSVYLCGSEAQKQEWLPAMQKLEKIGAFGLTEPEVGSGVAGGLTTTCKREGDAWVLNGQKKWIGNATFSDMTVIWARDLDDQQVKGFIVRKENPGFKAEKLEDKMALRIVQNALITLTNCEVPESDRLQEANSFRDTSKVLRMTRAGVAWQAVGCARGAYELALAYTNERKQFGRPIASFQLVQDLLVTMLGDLTAMQTMVFRLSEMQDDDILKDEHASLAKVFCTLRMRSIVDHSRELFGGNGILLRHDIARFVADAEAVYSYEGTKEINSLIVGRAITGHSAFV comes from the coding sequence ATGAAGAATCTATTTAAAACCATAGGCGGTCTGCGCCAACTTTTATCCACCGTCGATCTGGATCAAATCTCCAAACTTTCCCAAAAAGTAGATCTCTCCAAGATGGTGGGGCTGGTATCCCAAATGAGCGACGAAGACCTGTCGAAAATGATGGGAATGCTCAAAGGCGGCAGCAAACCCAAAACCATTCCGCCGATCAATGGAGATTTTTATGAGCTGGGCAAAACCCTTGCTCCACAGGAGCGGGAAATCCAACTCAAGGTGCGAGAATTTATGGAGCGGGAAATCAAGCCTATCGCAAATGACTACTGGAACCGTGGTGAATTCCCCATGCAGATCATCCCCAAAATGGCCGAACTGGACATTGCCGGATTGACTTACCAAGGCTATGGCTGTCCCGGACACTCGGCGCTGCTGGAAGGTTTTGTAGCTATGGAAATGGCGAGAATCGATACTTCTATCTCCACATTCTTCGGAGTGCAAAGCGGCTTAGCCATGGGCTCCGTTTACCTCTGTGGTTCTGAAGCCCAAAAGCAAGAATGGCTACCTGCTATGCAAAAACTGGAGAAAATCGGGGCATTTGGCTTGACCGAGCCTGAAGTCGGATCCGGTGTAGCAGGAGGTTTGACCACTACTTGTAAAAGAGAAGGCGATGCCTGGGTGCTGAATGGGCAGAAAAAATGGATTGGAAATGCTACGTTTTCCGATATGACTGTCATCTGGGCGAGAGACCTGGACGATCAGCAGGTGAAAGGATTTATCGTGCGAAAAGAAAATCCCGGATTCAAAGCAGAAAAGCTGGAAGACAAAATGGCGCTGAGAATAGTACAGAATGCCCTGATCACGCTTACGAATTGTGAGGTACCGGAATCAGACAGACTGCAGGAAGCGAACTCCTTCCGGGACACTTCCAAAGTACTGCGCATGACCAGAGCCGGTGTGGCATGGCAGGCCGTGGGCTGTGCCCGAGGGGCTTATGAGTTGGCTTTGGCTTACACCAATGAACGCAAGCAATTCGGCAGACCTATCGCATCCTTCCAACTCGTTCAGGATCTTTTGGTGACTATGCTGGGTGATCTGACTGCCATGCAGACGATGGTATTCAGATTATCGGAAATGCAGGACGATGACATTCTGAAAGACGAACATGCTTCCCTAGCCAAAGTTTTCTGTACCCTTCGTATGCGCTCCATTGTGGATCATTCCCGTGAACTTTTCGGAGGAAATGGCATTTTGCTCCGCCATGATATCGCGAGATTTGTAGCAGATGCTGAAGCAGTTTACAGCTATGAAGGCACCAAGGAAATCAATTCCCTGATTGTAGGCCGGGCCATTACCGGGCATAGTGCATTCGTCTAA
- a CDS encoding D-alanine--D-alanine ligase: MKRKIALVTGGYTGESVISLKSAAVVEQTIDRELYEVYKILIYPGDWHYLTDSGEKIPVDLNDFSIQIGDEKITFDGIFNILHGSPGEDGKLAGYFDMIGIPYTTCDQLTSAITMNKGYTKAIVDDIEELYIAKSIQLFENSPKSLDKVNTELTLPLFIKPNNGGSSIGMSKVKSWNELPEALEKAFVEDTQVLVEEFVSGREFSIGCFKGNGETTVLPATEIVSSKEFFDYEAKYVAGVTNEITPGRMNEEEIERVNRIIPKIYEKLNCKGAVRIDYFLQNETGKFYFIEINTVPGQTETSLISQQVRAVGMEVRDFYTQLIEEMFT; encoded by the coding sequence ATGAAGAGAAAAATCGCCCTGGTAACTGGTGGCTATACCGGTGAATCTGTCATCTCCCTCAAGAGTGCCGCTGTAGTGGAGCAAACCATTGACCGAGAACTTTACGAGGTTTATAAAATCTTGATTTACCCTGGGGATTGGCATTATCTGACAGACTCAGGAGAAAAAATCCCGGTTGATCTAAACGATTTTAGCATTCAGATCGGAGATGAAAAAATCACCTTTGACGGGATATTCAACATTCTGCATGGCTCCCCCGGAGAGGATGGCAAACTCGCCGGTTATTTTGATATGATAGGCATTCCTTACACCACTTGCGATCAACTCACCTCAGCCATCACCATGAACAAGGGCTACACCAAAGCCATTGTGGATGATATAGAGGAGCTTTACATTGCTAAATCAATTCAGCTTTTTGAAAATTCCCCTAAATCTCTGGATAAAGTAAATACTGAACTGACTCTCCCACTTTTCATCAAGCCTAACAACGGCGGAAGCTCTATAGGAATGTCAAAGGTCAAAAGCTGGAACGAACTACCCGAAGCACTGGAAAAAGCTTTTGTCGAAGACACCCAGGTTTTGGTGGAAGAGTTTGTCTCCGGGCGGGAGTTTTCCATAGGCTGCTTCAAGGGAAATGGAGAAACCACTGTTTTGCCAGCCACCGAAATCGTCAGCAGCAAAGAGTTCTTCGACTATGAAGCGAAATACGTCGCTGGAGTCACCAATGAAATCACGCCTGGCAGAATGAATGAGGAGGAAATAGAACGAGTGAACCGGATAATTCCGAAAATCTACGAAAAGCTAAATTGCAAGGGAGCAGTGCGCATCGATTATTTTCTGCAAAATGAAACCGGGAAATTCTACTTTATAGAAATCAATACCGTACCCGGACAAACTGAAACGAGTTTGATTTCCCAGCAAGTTCGCGCCGTTGGTATGGAGGTCAGAGACTTTTACACCCAGCTGATCGAAGAAATGTTCACCTAA